The Candidatus Poribacteria bacterium DNA window GCAACGGTTGTTTTCTCCGTTTTTCACCTTCATCTTTATCTGTCATTTTATTGGAGGTATAACCGCCATTGGACTGGAACACCGACACGTTTTCTCTTACGGGAAACAGGTAGCTGAATATATCAAGGCAAACGACATGCAAGACATGCAGATGGTCGGTGAGATAGATTACGCCGCCAGCACCATTGTCGGATACCTCGAGAAAGACGCAATTCATTACGTACACGGCAATCGCCCAGGCTCTTTTGTCAGATGGGATAACGTCCGCATGCCCGATGCGGATATTCCAGACAGCCAAGTCGTTGAGGTGGCAAACGCCTTGCGGAACCAGGCATCTCAGGATATTCTCATTATCATGAATCGCGCTTTAGATCCAGAACTGATCGCCCAGCATAATCTTAATCTCTTAGCGGAATTCATAGGTTCAATCGTTGATGACGAAGGCTTCTATCTCTACCTCATGCCAGCCCTTTGATACACTTTCCCTCTTGTAGGACGGATCTCCGAATCCCGACTCTTTCTGATAACTGACTGCTGAAAACTGAATGCCTCTGATAAGTAAAACTTTTTGCTTGACAGAATTTGCAAGAAGTGCTACCATATTAAATGTTGTTTTCGTCGGAGATACACCAAAAACGGAGAGTTTCCTAACACATGCCGAAACGTAAAAGAAAGCCCAGGAACGTCGATGCCTCGGACGTGAATGGAGAAGGTAACGTAGTCCTGCATGAGACAGTTCCCTTGCAACTGCGCTATTATGGCGATCCAGTCCTTCGTAAAAGAGCCAAACCGGTTGCAGAGATCACAGATGCAGAACTCCAGTTCGCTGAACAGATGTTCATGACGCTCGAGGGTACAGGCAACGGCATTGGACTTGCTGCAACGCAAGTCGGTGTTTTGAAGAGGATCATCATCATTAATATAGGTGAAATTGACGATGAAGTATATGAACCGTTGGTGCTGTTTAACCCCGAAATTCTCAGTTCTGAGGGAGAAATTGTTGCCGAAGAAGGATGCCTCAGCATCCCCGATGTGACGGCTGATGTGAAACGTCCAGAGCGAATTGTCGTTGAGGGGATTAATGCCGAGCGTGAATCCATCCGTATTGAAGCCGACGGTTTACTTTCGCGCGTGCTGCTACACGAAATAGATCATCTCAACGGAGTTCTTTTTATTGATCGGATCGGCGGATTAAAGCGTCGTCTGTTGAGCGATGAATTGTTGAGACTGCAACGGGCTGAACGCCCTTCTTAAAAGTAGTAGGCACGCTCCGGCGTGCCGTTACATGTTGAATAGCTTATGCCAAAACAGAAACTTGAACCTACCCTACAAGCAAAGCTGGACGACCTCTATACGTGCTTACACGCGTATGAGAAGGTCATCGTTGCGTTCTCCGGCGGTGTTGATAGCACATTTCTTGCGGAGGCGGCACAACACGCACTCGGTGATAACGCGCTTGCCGTTACCGCCATTTCGGACTCTTATCCGATCCGAGAAATGCGAGCCGCGCAAGATATCGCCAGACAGATCGGGATCCGCTTTGAAACCATCCACACACAAGAATTGGATTTGGAAGGTTATGCGAGCAACCCGACGAACCGATGCTTTTTCTGTAAGACGGAATTGTTCGATAAGTTGCGTCCTATCGCTGAAAAATACAACGTCGGAACGATTGTCTACGGCGCGATCCCAGATGATGTCGGTGACCACCGTCCAGGGATGGATGCTGCGAAGCAGATGGGCATCCGAGCCCCCTTGATCGATGTCAATCTGACCAAAGCAGAGATTCGCGAGATTTCAAAGGCGTGGGATCTTCCAACATGGGACAAACCGGCGTTTGCGTGTCTCTCCTCACGGTTTCCTTACGGGATGCGTATCACCCGCGAACTCCTGCGACAAGTAGACGCCGCCGAGCAATTTCTCTATGACTTAGGCATCCGTCAATTCCGTGTTCGACACCACGGCGATCTTGCCCGCATTGAGCTCGAAGCAGCGGAAATTTCGCGGATGCTTTCAAAAACCGTGCGCAGTGACATCAGTACGCACTTCAAAACACTCGGATATACGCACGTCGCGCTCGACCTGCAGGGGTATCGCTCCGGGAGCCTAAACGAGGGGGTCACGACTTCGTAATATATGTCCTATCAACAAACACAACAACTTACCGGCGTAGAGACTTTTAGTTGGAAGAAGTGGGATGCTTGTACACACTGCGGACTCTGTCTGCCAACCTGTCCAACCTATCGAGAATTAGGTTTAGAAACGGATTCACCCAGGGGTAGACTCTATCTCATGGGGAGTGCCTTCAAAGACGAAGATGCCACTCCACTCAACGAAGAATGGTCAGAATATATCTATCGGTGCTTAGACTGCCGAGCGTGTGAAACCGCCTGTCCTTCCGGTGTTCACTTCGGAGAATTGCTTGAGGAGGCACGTGCTATCTATGAACAGAACGCACCCCGCTCCGCCGCTTATCGGTTCTGGACGAACCTCGTCTTTAAACAAATTCTACCGAATAAAGAACGATTGGACCTGATCTTTGAGTTGATGTGGCTCTATCAGCGACTCGGTATCCGATGGCTCGTTCAAAAGATGGGTCTCCTGAAACTGATGGGACAACTCGGGCAGATGGAATCATTACTCCCGAAGATCCCATCACCGCGATTGAAATATACGATACGCGACATTACACCTGCGGAAGGCGAAACTCGTTACCGTGTCGGATTCATACCGGGGTGTATCATGAACCAAGTCTTCACTGAGACGAACGTTGCAACCATTCGGGTCTTGACACAGAACGGCTGTGAAGTGGTTACCCCACGCCAGCAGACCTGTTGTGGTGCGTTACACCTTCACAACGGTGTTCGAGATGTCGCTTCGTCTCTCGCGAAACAGAACATTGATGCATTTGAAGCGGAGGATTTAGACGCGATCATCATCAATTCAGCCGGCTGCGGTGCGACACTCAAGGAATACGAGGCACTTTTAGAACACGACACGGCTTATGCTGAGAAAGCAGATCATTTTAGCCATAAGATGCGAGACATCAGCGAATTCTTAGCCGAGATCGAGATGGTCGCGCCGAAAGGAAAAATCGAAAAACGCGTTACCTACGATGAACCGTGTCATCTCCTTCATGGACAAAGCGTCCAAGCGCAACCCCGTAAGGTTCTCCAAGCGATACCCGGGTTGGAGTTGATTGAATTAACCGAATCCGAATGGTGTTGCGGGAGTGCTGGCATCTATAACATCACACAACCGGAACTGTCACAGGAAATTTTAGAACGGAAGATGAACCACATCGCGGAAACCGATGCGGACATCGTCGCGACAGGCAATCCGGGGTGCTTGCTCCAGATTCAACTCGGCATTCAAAAACGTGGCTTATCCATGAAAGCAATGCATCCTGTGAATCTTTTAGACTACGCGTATCGTGGTATTTCACCAGAGGATTTTCTACCTGAGCAGTAGTTCAAGAAGTGTTCTATGTAAGGGAACGTTGATGTAAGTGGTTTCGTATTAAAATTAGTTGCGGGAACGTAGCCAGCAACAACGGCGCGGGCGGATATACGGCAGAGACGCTTCAAACTTCAAATTTACTTGACCGAACTGCAAAGTAATTTTAAAAAATGTTTTTATCAGACAAAGATATTATCCAGTACATCAATAAAGGGAAAATCAAAATCTCCCCCGCGCCTGACTTGGAAACACAACTCGGTAGTTGTTCTATCGACTTCAGATTGAGCAACACCTTTCGTGTGTTTGAGCATAGTAAATACCCATACATCGATCTGCGTGCAGAGATTGATACGAATGACCTGATGCGGAGGGTTGATGTCCCTGACGGGGATGCCTTCACGATGCAGCCGGGTGAGTTCGTCTTGGCAGCAACGCAGGAAACACTTGAATTAGCAGACGATGTATTGGCACGGCTCGAAGGCAGAAGTAGTTTGGGCAGACTCGGTATTATCGTCCACAGCACCGCCGGGCTTTTCGATCCGGGTTGGATCGGCATTCCTACTTTAGAGTTAGGGAACCTCGGTCGTATGCCGGTCAAGTTATATCCGGGGATGCGGATCTGTGCGTTCACTTTTGCGCAGCTTTCCTCAAGTGCCCATGTCCCGTATCAACTCAAACCTGCGAACAAATATGCCTGGCAAGACGGTCCAGAGACGAGCCGCTTTGCCAAAGACATTGAATTTTCGTAGGAGCGACTTCAGGGTTGCCCTCTTGGGAGCAGCGATCTTTGAGTGGGGACTCGGAGGTCACGCGACCCCGATCATCATGATAGGGTGCCTCCGCAGCTGCGCGCAAAAAACGGGCAATGTTATGCCTAATAATTTAGCAATATCTTGGAATGTTTATGATTAGGTGTGAGGAAAAAATTGTGGCAGCAATGCGTTCACGCTGTCGCTCTCGCTTTGCCCGCTGTGTCTCGTGATTCCACGCGAGAATTAACCTATTTCCGTCAACAAATGTTGTCCCCTACCCGGTTACAATTGGTTGGCATAAATTTTGCTTAACCAATCAGTAAGACACTCGTCAAGTGGTATGAGTTGCACGTTCAGTTGACAGAGTTAGGACATTTTTTTGAGTTATCGAAACGGGTTTAGGAACATCAAGGCTTTTGTGCCGCGATTTCCAAACCCCGTTTTATCAGATTGTAGTCTCGGTCCTTGGATCGAGCAAGTTTTGATTTTTGATAGCAAGTTTCGGCTATCAGGTTACACCGAAGGCGTTTCGGCGCTAACTTAGCCGAACTTAGGAGGATATGTAATGACACCAAGTGAGGTGGTTGCACTTGCAAAAGACAACGATATAAAGATAATCGACCTGAAATTCATGGATCTGCCGGGGATGTGGCAACACTTTTCCATGATGGCAGATGAATTGACCGAAGACCTTTTTGAAGAAGGTGCCGGTTTTGACGGTTCGAGTATCCGCGGTTTCCAGGCAATTAACGAGAGCGATATGTTGCTCTTCCCAGATCCGACGACCGCCCTCATCGACCCGGTCTGCAAGGTGCCGACGCTAAGCATCACGTGTAACATCAAAGATCCGATTACGTTGGAGAACTATACACGCGATGTCCGGCATATTGCTCAGAAAGCAGAGGCGTATCTCCAATCCACCGGAATTGCGGATACAAGTTACTGGGGGCCTGAGGCAGAATTCTATCTGCTGAACGACATTCGCTACGGGCAGGACCAACATTCCGGCTTCTATTCTGTCGATTCTGTTGAAGGCAGTTGGAATTCGGGACGTGAAGAGAACCCGAACCTTGGGTATAAACCGCGTTATAAAGAGGGTTACTTCCCGGTACCGCCATCCGATACACTTCAAGACCTCCGGTCAGAGATCTGTCTCAAGCTCATGGAAGCTGGCGTTGATGTGGAAGTTCATCACCACGAAGTCGGAACCGCAGGTCAAGGTGAAATCGACATCCGCTTTGGTGAGTTAACCACGACTGGCGATAAGATTGCGTTGTATAAGTACATCATCAAGAATATGGCGCGCGAAAACAATTTGGTCGCGACCTTCATGCCGAAACCGCTCTTCCAAGACAACGGTTCCGGAATGCACGTGCACCAAAGTCTCTGGAAAAACGGCAAGAACGTCTTCTACGATCCACAGGGATATTCGCTTCTGAGTGAGGATGCTCTCTATTACATCGGTGGTTTGCTCACGCATGCCCGCTCGCTCTGTGCAATCATCGCTCCAACAACTAATTCCTATAAGCGATTGGTCCCAGGATATGAAGCACCCGTGAACATCGCTTACTCACAACGGAACCGTAGTGCATGCGTCCGTATTCCTGTCTACTCAAAGAGCGAGAAGGCAAAACGGATCGAGTTCCGCACCCCGGACCCGTCCTGTAACCCGTATCTCGCCTTCAGTGCATTGCTCATGGCAGGGCTTGACGGCATACAGAACCGCATCCATCCGGGTGACCCCCTGGACAAAGACCTCTATGACCTTGAACCCGAAGAGCTCGCGGACATCGAGTCTACGCCAGTGTCCCTCGGTGATTCCTTGGATGCCTTAGAGGAAGATCACGAGTATCTCCTCAAAGGCGATGTGTTCACCCAAGACGTTTTGGACACCTGGATTGATTACAAACGCGAGAATGAGGTCGATGCAATCAACATGCGCCCGCATCCCTACGAATTCTTCCTCTATCACGACATTTAGGTCGTGCGAACTCGGATGTCACGCCATCACAACGACCGTGATGGCGTGATTCCACAGAGGTTTTGCAACATCACTCTTAGGAGTCATCAGTTATCAGTTGTCAGTGAGAGAAGCGGCCGGTATCAACGGAAACGTCTTAACTGAAAACTGTTAACTGTTAACCCAAAAAGGAGAATCGCATGAAAAAGCTAGAATGTATTATCCGCCCCTTCAAATTGGAGGAGGTCAAAGAGGCACTCAGCAGTGTGGGTGTTCGGGGCATGACAGTCAGCGAAGTTCGGGGTTTCGGGCGTAGCCGTGGGCATACTGAACTGTACCGCGGTAGCGAATACACGATCGAATTTGTCCCGAAGTTAAAAATCGAGATTGTCGTCGCAGAAGAGAACGTTGATAAAGTCGTTGAAGCTGTGCAACAGGCGGCTTCGACCGGTAAAATCGGCGATGGCAAAATTTTCGTCCTGCCCATCGATGAAACCATCCGTATCCGCACAGGTGAAAGAGGTCCTGCCGCTGTTTAGTATCGCTATTCATATAGGGGTGGATGTGCTTCATACCCGCCCCTTTTTTCTTGTCATCTGTTCCAATTTATTGGGATACCTTCTCGTTATATTCTCTCGCCTCTATCCTTTCTGATCTCTACTGTTCTCTCTCAATTTTCCCACTTAAGGAATTTTATCGGATATTCACCGAATTTTGTAGAGAGAGTCAATGTGATAGCACCCAACGCCTAAAGGCGTGGGCTTCGGTTTCATAGACAGTGCGGTTTTCTCAAAGAGTCCACCGTCTTATTCCGTCTCCACCTGCGGGAAATTCCCTGAAACTCTTTAGCGAGTCTCAGGCACATCACGTTTATGTCGTGGCTATCCCTGCCCGCAAAATGTTTATCGCAGCGTTGACGTCTCGGTCGTGGTGTGAGCCACATTCAGGACACGTCCACTGCCTATCGTTTAAAGTTAGAGTTTCGTTATGAAATCCGCAATCGCTACACGGTTTTGTTGTCGCTGTCCATTGACCGACTTGGAGCAACTTACGCCCATGTTTTTGACACTTATATTTCAATATCTCCACAAACTGGTAGAACGCAAGATCGGAGACCTTCCGTCCCCACAGGCGTTTCATACCGTCAAGGTTCAAGGTTTCAATCGCAATCGTATCAAACTTCTTACAAAGGCCGCTTGCCAATTGCCACTGAAAGTCTTTGCGTTGGTTACTGATTTTACGATACAGGCGTGCGAGTTGTCTGACACACCGCCACCAGCTGTTAGAACCTTTAATCTTGCGAGAAAGACTTTTGTTGAGAGACCGAAGTTGG harbors:
- a CDS encoding P-II family nitrogen regulator, which produces MKKLECIIRPFKLEEVKEALSSVGVRGMTVSEVRGFGRSRGHTELYRGSEYTIEFVPKLKIEIVVAEENVDKVVEAVQQAASTGKIGDGKIFVLPIDETIRIRTGERGPAAV
- a CDS encoding (Fe-S)-binding protein; protein product: MSYQQTQQLTGVETFSWKKWDACTHCGLCLPTCPTYRELGLETDSPRGRLYLMGSAFKDEDATPLNEEWSEYIYRCLDCRACETACPSGVHFGELLEEARAIYEQNAPRSAAYRFWTNLVFKQILPNKERLDLIFELMWLYQRLGIRWLVQKMGLLKLMGQLGQMESLLPKIPSPRLKYTIRDITPAEGETRYRVGFIPGCIMNQVFTETNVATIRVLTQNGCEVVTPRQQTCCGALHLHNGVRDVASSLAKQNIDAFEAEDLDAIIINSAGCGATLKEYEALLEHDTAYAEKADHFSHKMRDISEFLAEIEMVAPKGKIEKRVTYDEPCHLLHGQSVQAQPRKVLQAIPGLELIELTESEWCCGSAGIYNITQPELSQEILERKMNHIAETDADIVATGNPGCLLQIQLGIQKRGLSMKAMHPVNLLDYAYRGISPEDFLPEQ
- a CDS encoding IS200/IS605 family element transposase accessory protein TnpB, whose amino-acid sequence is EFVETKPLPTTGQSVGADFGMKDAYLTLSTGEKKQHPQPLKQSLNQLRSLNKSLSRKIKGSNSWWRCVRQLARLYRKISNQRKDFQWQLASGLCKKFDTIAIETLNLDGMKRLWGRKVSDLAFYQFVEILKYKCQKHGRKLLQVGQWTATTKPCSDCGFHNETLTLNDRQWTCPECGSHHDRDVNAAINILRAGIATT
- the glnA gene encoding type I glutamate--ammonia ligase; its protein translation is MTPSEVVALAKDNDIKIIDLKFMDLPGMWQHFSMMADELTEDLFEEGAGFDGSSIRGFQAINESDMLLFPDPTTALIDPVCKVPTLSITCNIKDPITLENYTRDVRHIAQKAEAYLQSTGIADTSYWGPEAEFYLLNDIRYGQDQHSGFYSVDSVEGSWNSGREENPNLGYKPRYKEGYFPVPPSDTLQDLRSEICLKLMEAGVDVEVHHHEVGTAGQGEIDIRFGELTTTGDKIALYKYIIKNMARENNLVATFMPKPLFQDNGSGMHVHQSLWKNGKNVFYDPQGYSLLSEDALYYIGGLLTHARSLCAIIAPTTNSYKRLVPGYEAPVNIAYSQRNRSACVRIPVYSKSEKAKRIEFRTPDPSCNPYLAFSALLMAGLDGIQNRIHPGDPLDKDLYDLEPEELADIESTPVSLGDSLDALEEDHEYLLKGDVFTQDVLDTWIDYKRENEVDAINMRPHPYEFFLYHDI
- the def gene encoding peptide deformylase, translated to MPKRKRKPRNVDASDVNGEGNVVLHETVPLQLRYYGDPVLRKRAKPVAEITDAELQFAEQMFMTLEGTGNGIGLAATQVGVLKRIIIINIGEIDDEVYEPLVLFNPEILSSEGEIVAEEGCLSIPDVTADVKRPERIVVEGINAERESIRIEADGLLSRVLLHEIDHLNGVLFIDRIGGLKRRLLSDELLRLQRAERPS
- the larE gene encoding ATP-dependent sacrificial sulfur transferase LarE, producing the protein MPKQKLEPTLQAKLDDLYTCLHAYEKVIVAFSGGVDSTFLAEAAQHALGDNALAVTAISDSYPIREMRAAQDIARQIGIRFETIHTQELDLEGYASNPTNRCFFCKTELFDKLRPIAEKYNVGTIVYGAIPDDVGDHRPGMDAAKQMGIRAPLIDVNLTKAEIREISKAWDLPTWDKPAFACLSSRFPYGMRITRELLRQVDAAEQFLYDLGIRQFRVRHHGDLARIELEAAEISRMLSKTVRSDISTHFKTLGYTHVALDLQGYRSGSLNEGVTTS
- a CDS encoding dCTP deaminase, whose amino-acid sequence is MFLSDKDIIQYINKGKIKISPAPDLETQLGSCSIDFRLSNTFRVFEHSKYPYIDLRAEIDTNDLMRRVDVPDGDAFTMQPGEFVLAATQETLELADDVLARLEGRSSLGRLGIIVHSTAGLFDPGWIGIPTLELGNLGRMPVKLYPGMRICAFTFAQLSSSAHVPYQLKPANKYAWQDGPETSRFAKDIEFS